One Gambusia affinis linkage group LG15, SWU_Gaff_1.0, whole genome shotgun sequence genomic window carries:
- the gnb2 gene encoding guanine nucleotide-binding protein G(I)/G(S)/G(T) subunit beta-2 → MSELEQLRQEAEQLRNQIRDARKACGDSTLTQMAASLDPVGRIQMRTRRTLRGHLAKIYAMHWATDSKLLVSASQDGKLIVWDSHTTNKIHAIPLRSSWVMTCAYAPSGNYVACGGLDNICSIYCLKTREGNVRVSRELPGHTGYLSCCRFIDDNQIITSSGDTTCALWDIETSQQTTVFSGHSGDVMSLSLSPDLRTFVSGACDASAKLWDIRDSMCRQTFTGHESDINASCFFPNGSAFATGSDDATCRLFDLRADQELSIYCHDNIICGITSVAFSRSGRLLLAGYDDFNCNIWDAMKGDRAGVLAGHDNRVSCLGVTDDGMAACTGSWDSFLKIWN, encoded by the exons atgaGCGAGCTGGAGCAGCTTCGTCAGGAGGCCGAGCAGCTGAGGAACCAGATAAGG GATGCCAGGAAAGCTTGTGGAGATTCAACACTCACCCAG ATGGCTGCCAGTTTAGATCCTGTTGGCCGGATCCAGATGCGGACAAGACGCACCCTTCGTGGACACCTGGCCAAGATCTACGCCATGCACTGGGCGACAGACTCAAA GCTTCTGGTTAGTGCCTCTCAGGACGGGAAACTGATTGTGTGGGACAGCCACACCACTAACAAG ATACACGCCATCCCTCTGCGCTCCTCCTGGGTAATGACCTGTGCGTACGCCCCCTCTGGGAACTACGTGGCGTGCGGAGGTCTGGACAACATCTGCTCCATCTACTGCTTAAAAACACGTGAAGGCAACGTGAGGGTCAGCAGAGAGCTACCTGGACACACAG GTTACCTTTCCTGTTGCCGTTTTATTGATGACAATCAAATCATCACAAGTTCAGGAGACACCACCTG CGCGCTGTGGGACATCGAGACGAGTCAGCAGACCACGGTATTCTCGGGCCACAGCGGTGACGTCATGAGTCTGTCCCTGTCGCCCGACCTCCGCACCTTCGTCTCAGGAGCCTGCGACGCTTCGGCGAAACTGTGGGACATCCGGGACAGCATGTGCCGACAGACCTTCACGGGGCACGAGTCGGATATCAACGCCAGCTGT TTCTTCCCCAACGGAAGCGCCTTCGCCACAGGCTCCGACGACGCCACCTGCAGGCTGTTTGACCTGCGTGCAGATCAGGAGCTCAGTATCTACTGCCACGACAACATCATCTGTGGGATCACCTCCGTGGCTTTCTCTCGCTCCGGCCGTCTGCTGCTGGCCGGCTACGATGACTTCAACTGCAACATTTGGGACGCCATGAAGGGAGACAGAGCAG GAGTCCTGGCTGGTCATGACAATCGTGTCAGCTGTCTGGGTGTGACAGATGACGGCATGGCGGCGTGCACCGGATCCTGGGACAGCTTCCTTAAGATATGGAACTGA